The Corythoichthys intestinalis isolate RoL2023-P3 chromosome 1, ASM3026506v1, whole genome shotgun sequence genomic interval ACTGTGGAAGTCAACCGTGAGACGAGGAAAAATGGCTTGCCCTAAAATTCTGTTCTGGTTCGCATGAACCTCAGGTTGTACTGATTTAGTTGAGCCTCATTCTCAAATGCTCCCCCGGGTGTTCCTTCTACCCTGGCAGACAGTCGGAGCTTTATCAGTTTTGATCAAAGCCAAAGACATTTGGAAAGCCTGTTTGTCTTGTCAAGCAGCATGTAGAGCCCCTAAAAAACAATTTGTTTCACTTCTTAAGCTCATATTTCACAAAAGCAAAGTAGACTTTTAGCTGATGAACTTTGatgaaaaatgtttctttcaagTTGTAACATCTATGTCTCTGGTGGCTGTGTGCCCTGGGGTTGTTTgcaaggttgttgttttttgtccaTAACGGCTCACCGCTGCTTTCTCGCAGGCGCCGTCTTCTCCGTCCATGATGATGATCAGATTGCCAGATTGAAGGCGGACCTGCAAGACAACCTGCGGGATTTATACAGCTTTGTTCCCGAAGGCAACATCGAGCGCTGGCAGCAGCAGCCTCTGGACGACGTCTACACGGAGCTGGACGTCACCTACGGGGCCGACGTCAGGCCCGACGAGCGACACGAGGTCCTTCAGATGGAGACGCGTGCCGCCGCGGCCAAGAAGTCTATCCTGCCGTGCGACATCTTCAAAAGCCATGACGAGCAGCCGCGACGGATACGCACGCTGCTCACTGTCGGCTTCGCGGGAATAGGGAAAACCTTCCTGGTTCAAAAGTTTGTGTGTGACTGGGCCAGCGGAAATACCAACCAGGACGTGCACTTCATATTTCCCTTCACATTCCGTGAGTTGAACACCGACAAAGGGAAAAGTTTTACGCTTGCTGAGCTTATCCGTCGCTACGTCTGCGATAGCAGACACATAAGCGAGGAGACTCTGAACATTATATTAGACGACCTGCAGAAGTCCGGGAAACAGTACTATGAACGCAGCAGGATCAAGATCTTGTTTGTCTTGGACGGACTGGACGAGTGCAACTTTAAAATGGACTTGAAGAATCAGATGAAAGTAGACATGGATGTGAAAAAACCCTACCCGCTGGAGGTGCTCCTGGCGCACCTCATCAAGAGGAACCTGCTTCCTTGCTCCCGGGTTTGGATCACCACGCGGCCCGCGACGGCCCGTGATATCCCCTCCGAGCTCATTGACAGCAGAACAGAGGTGAGAGGATTCAGTGATTCCATGAGGCTGGAGTACTTCAGGAAAAAGTTCCCAAATGAGGAGCGTGTCATTGAGCACATCCGAAAAACTCGCACCATCTTCATCATGTGCCACCTGCCCATCTTCTGCTGGCTCACCGCCACAGTTCTTCAGGATCATTTGGACAAAGGGAACGAGGGAGCACTTCCCAGAGAGAGAGAACTTCCCACAACGCTGACAGACATATGCTCAGAGTATGCTTTTAACCAGCTGGACAAGTCCAAGGAGCGACAGACGACCGAGTACGCCGATTACGTGAAAGCGCTAGCAAAGCTGGCGTTTGACCACACCATGAGTAAGCAACAGATCTTCTACGAGAAAGACCTGGCGAAAAGCGGATTTGATTACAGCCAAGCCGCAAAACACTCCGGAATATTCACCGAGGTGTTTAAGGAGGTCCGTCCGCTCAGAAGAAACCAACAGGGCAAGATGTTTCAGTTCGTCCATCTGACCATCCAGGAGTATCTAGCCGCATTCCACGTGATGATTTGCCTCTTTCACGACAATAAGAACATACTGGCTGATTCAGAGCAGGCACTGGAATGTGTCttccaagaagaagaagaaaaatcagAAGTATTAGAAGAAACAGAATCAGAAGAAGATACAGAAGATGAAGGTGATTGGAAAATCACTGAGGTTCACCGGTCAGCTCTTCAGAAAGCCTCGGAGAGTGAAGGACACCTGGACATGTTTGTCCGCTTCCTCCTTGGCCTTTCCTTGCCGTGCAACCAGGAAATAGTGGGGGAACTGCTGAAGGCTCCTCAGGACTGCAGGCAAAGCAAGTCAAAGACAGTCAAGTTGATCAAGGAGAGGATAAAACGGAGCACCCCAGAGAAGAACATCAACTTGTTCTACTGCTTAAACGAGCTGAAAGACAACTCTTTGCTGATGcagtttcagaagaaaaatagtTCAGACAAAATTGActtggacaacatgccaaatgaCATGTGGTCAGCCTTTGCCTTCTTCTTACTTGCAGACGACAAAACCATGAAGAGCTTTTGCCTGAGGATTTACAACCCATCGCCTTTGGGGCTCCAGAAGCTGTTGGTGGTGGTCAAGGCGTCTGAAAAATCAGAGTGCGTGGTCTAAAGTCTTTATGAAGATGCAAAAGCACAATGGCAAATCCAAAAACAAGAGCAACAAGTCACAAACTATGATgactcaacaaaaacaaaactgcaaatcacaaaacgggcgatgaaaaaaaaatctaaaaacaaTTGCGTAATACAGAACCCAACAACGAATCCAAGGTTAGTAATCCAGAATTAGGGTTCGTttacttagcatttataatttcttagttaagggacacgtgGGTTGATTAAGgtcaagtaccgtattggcccgaatataagacggcgctgattataagacgaccccctctttttcaagactcaagtttgaaaaaaagactttttgaacaccaaattaatttttatagagaaaataattacagtcagggccggcgctagctatgttggtgccctaggcataaaTGCTTTGTGGTGCCCCCTCCCCACCCACACCACCACCACAGCGTTTTggagtgggttttttttttttttggttgtgcacactaataaaccgatcataacccgatttctggagttaccaGATTATTCAAGTGGTCATGTAAAGAGCATGATCCGCTATCATTTATCGAATAAACACCGctattttacatctctgagcaTGTGTGCAAATGGAAAAACGGATGTCACTACAGAGGCCTTAGGGACACCAAACTGATTCGCTTTCAGCCTATGGTTCTGCAGTTAGCGAGCTTGTGTAACGCAATCGCCACACTCGCATTTGAAGAGGTTCAGTGGGACAACTTCAAGCAAGCATGGGTTTTTGGTAGACATGGAGGAAGGCCTATGCAGAGACCAAGAGTTTTACGTCATGTACTTGGGAAAGAAATCGAACTATTGACTTAACATGTAAACCAGGTTTTTCCTGATTATCACATCACTGAAGTGcacttaaatgtgtcaaatctcattattgtcatgacctggttattcccagttatcagattattgtggtcatgtaaacgtagctgataataaataaacaattgtttaaaaaaaaaaaaaaaaaaaaatcttttttttttacaaacttaaTTTTTTGGCCCTTCAGGCAGTTGGTGCCCTATGCGCAGTGCTTGTTATGCATATGCGGAGCGCCGTGTctgattacagtacatccgaaaccgaAATTATTATAAAAACATATTCGAgagaaaaatgttattttgcctcattcgaaTCTtaataactgaacatttgtgcaATCATATTCATAAATCAAtggcttttggtttttgaaatgtgaattAACCAATCTACTgtgatgaaacaaaaaaaattgcagtaattgcattaatcatcaaagtgaagtctaactgtaactgtagtcttgaaacaaatctgaataaggaaaaacattgcaataagataatgcaaactggttaaacttgagagaagctgagatctgtcatgacagaacattactcctcaagttcagcattcgcttcagtgatatctgacgccatctagcgtcgtgaacggGTATAACTTCtgcaccgcgaatataagacgacccccactttttccagtctcatttcaatgcaaaaaacgccgtcttatatttgggccaatacggtattactgtgcaaaaatagaatttattgCTCATTTTTTGAACATCAaacgtgaacaagtagtaaattccaacatctaaataatgacaaattgtctgacattgtgtaatggtaaacttttggcaataaTTACTTGCAGAGTTAATACCTATGTTGCAAAAAaatcctttaaaagtaagccattcctaacatacgcTTATAATATTAATACACTACAAAAACACACCGCCTTAACACAGTTACATTCCCTTATTGTCAGCATAAATCCATTGGAAATAAGGGAAATTATCTGCAAGCACTTCAATTACATTTCACTCACTtagatttttttgtaataagaaaaatagctacagAAAATAAGCTCAACAGCCTTATTTAAGcaattaattattatatttaaccCTAAAATAACttatttgtcagaaatgttctttattcgagaataggtatggttcaaaacattatttgaaagcattttttcttgatataggtgaaaaatgcacatttttttagatgtatgggcttaataagaataaATGGTAATGTTGACTTCAAGTTGCTACGGTCCGCGAACGCGGAAAACAAGATTGGACCCAAGAGCAGACAACAACTGGTGGAAtagtacaagggtttattaatacATACAACCAAAAAACCCGCGATCGTGGAAAAAGGgagaataacaaaaggagtccgtgacaagaGGTGGACGGGGATCGAATAACACTTAACTAAGCGGTGGGCAGCGAGCCaataagatgacaaaaataatcacactcaataactgcacaaggtagaggaatcaccaaacgaaaaaaaaacagctgacgCATAAACTAGCAAATCTATGAGCCTCGAAAGTACAAGTGTCAAATGGCGAACagcaagcaaatatctcggcaacgtTGGCTTGGATCGCCGGCGTTATATACTAATGATGATTTGCTGGAATTAGCCGCAGGTGCGATGATGGGAACGCCCACGCCGCCGGCTCTGTAACACAacaaaatctaaccagcagcaagaTGTGACACAAGTAAGTGGagtaatctggcgcattcatctgttagCTAGTCTttgacactcaaaacaagatggagaaaaaattatttgcctagatttaagaaaaatgatctgatgaagacgtcataaatttataGCATAATGAATGCATCACTGATTGACTTCTTGAGAGTGTGGTTTGGTCCATGTTGAAatgatcatctaaccactgtgccgtcacgaTAACCATGCTTACTTGACGTCATGTGTCCAAATATCTGTggtgaaactgatgtgatcggcatgtttttcacaaagaatggttgtcgtataaactgcaatattttttcattcagggctttggctcttcacttaggtaaaaaaaacgtCTCTCGCCCAACCGAGCCTAGTatctcctcccgcctgtgctcTTCAATGAGTGGCGGGGGCGCTGCCCGAGACCGAGCCGTCAAAAGCGTCTCTCGATCGTTAAAAGCCCCGTAGCTTAGCTTAGTTTATGTTTGTTTACATTAGCTTTAGCCTTCATGTTCATTCCAAATATTTTTGTGACGCAGCTTTAAATGTCTGATCAGGTTTgtggtgttgaatgaggacgctttctttccgcctcgtggaacttctgcagtgcatgttttgcaggTGGCGAGCGCGCAGTTTGTTTCACACACGGAAAAAATCAACCCACGCTGGTGACATAGCAGTCATGACATCCAACTGCCTCAACCATGTCGTGTAACGCGTCACTCATGCAACGGGCTTCCGAGGGAGGAGGCGGCggtgcagaattggacaaaactgcttcGACTGCACACAATTGGAGGCCAAATACAGTCTCTAATAATCGAatttcattatcggttgaatttttaaaaatctgtattatccgtgtgacgtcataattgccattatcggtaaccgatattatcgtgcattttTACTTTCAACCGTTTGTAACTGAACAGAATCTACAGAATACTACCAAAGCTGGATAGAAAGAAGAATTATTCCTGATCTTCAACTGCTTATCGCTGAAGAACGGAAAAGCCATCAAACACAATATTCTGTGGTGCTTGACAAATTGGCCAAAATGTGTCTTCTGAAAaagggctgggagtgaatgagttaggaAACCGGAAATGGTTGGGACTGGTGCCGAAGTTGACTGGCTGTTTGGACGAGAGGAAAAATTCATTTCGAGAGGCCTCTTTTCCCCGGGTCTCTTGCTTTCTTATGATTTGATGATGGTTTTGTGTGATTCATCGCGAGGATTTCATGCTGCTCATTGAGATGAACATTTTTCATTGCTGGCCAGCCCTAATTTCAATGTATCTTTTGCTCCAACGAAGTCATTGATATCTGTATGGCAGTCAAAAAATATTTACCTGAAGTTCATCCTGAAACACTGGCAAATTCAGAATCTTGAAGAATGTCAAATGCATCAAAATTCGAGTTAATTCCTAGTTTCaatcttgaattaaaaaaaaaaaaagggacgatTCACTCATCAACAAATGAAGACTGCATCACAGCCAGCACGAGCTTTCCTGTTGCTCACATCCTCACTTGAAAATAGAATGCAAAATATCGATAAACGATTAGTTTTCAGATTTGCCATTGTGTTTTGTAATTTGCTGTTGTTTGTATTTGTCATCTTGAAATATATAATTATGATTCCAGACAGCATACTTATAGTAAGTCAGCAGGCGAAAGTTTGGCTCCCTCTCACGTCTTCCTCCTGCCTGTGTTCTCCAGTCTAAGCTCTTGTTACCTGGACAAAGACAGCTGTCACCTGCTGGTTTCCGTTCTcagctctccatccaacctgagGCATCTGGACCTGAGCAAGAACGATCTCTCAGACGAGGGTGTTgagatcctctcgaaaggactgATCAGCCCAAACTGCATCTTAGAATCCCTTTTGTAAGGAGCTCTTCCTTTTCATAATCTTCTGTGGTTCCGGTCGACCAATCAATAGAATCACTGCTGTTATTAGCAAAAACCGATTCACTCAATGTGGTGATACGAAATAAACATCCTTGTTGACAACATTCAAAACACATAAAGACTGTCACAGCCAGCATATGAGCATTCCTGTTGGTGACATCATGACTAGGAGATAGAATCCATCATATCGATAAATCGAACAGGTTTttcatttgccttttttttttatttgtcatcTTGAATTAaaatctattattattattcaagtttttttttcactcactcTCACGTGTTCCTCCTGCCTGTGTTCTCCAGTCTAAGATTGTGTCGCCTGGAAAAACGCAGCTGTCACCTGATGGCTTCTCTTCTcagctctccatccaacctgagGCATCTGAATCTGAGCTGGAACGCTCTGTCGGATGAAGGGGTGGAGATCCTCTCAAAAGGACTGGCCAGTCCACACTGCAAATTAGAGTCCCTCACGTAAGGAGCTCCTCCTGTTCATTATCTTCTGTGGTTCCGGTCGACCAATCAATGGAATCACTGCTGTTATTTGCAAAAAGAACAATTCACTCAATGTAGTCGTACGAGACAAAcgaatccgaaacaaatgaagaCCTTCACAGACAGCGCATGAGTGTTCCTGTTGGTGACATCATGACTAGAAAATAGAATCCATCATATCGATCGGGTTTTGTAATTtgcctatttttttaaatttgtcatCTTGAACTaaactgtatttttattagggctgtcaaacgattaaaatctttaatcgagttaatcacagcttaaaaatgaattaatcgtaattaatcgcaattcaaaccatctctaaaatatgccatatttttcctgtaaattattgttggaatggaaagataagacaagacggatgtatacattcaacatactgtacataagtactgtattagtttattataacaataaatccacaagatggcaataactttctttctgttaaagggatccatggatagaaagtaattcttaaaatataaatgtgagtacaagttatagtaattttgatagtttgtatattgtgactaaatattgccatctagtgtatttgttgagctaaacaaaatATTTGAATAGTTTGACCAAGTATTATTTTGcagagctattttgattgggaatgccagttctcttcgcattgagcgcttttctttttgtgaacatgatttattttatttttttttttgagagagagagataggaatattatttttgttgtgctttcacaaaaatgacactgtagcgacttaactgttcttaactgcccaaatgcatgatgggaagttgtgcaaccatgactgtcagtgatgGCTGCAAATTGTATACTTTCTCCGCGTTGTGTACAATACAGTGTGTTAAGAAAAGATCATCTCTTGTCAATCTTCCCCACATCTGCCGCCACAGTAGATATATTTatggtggaagagatgccaaagttTATACCAATAAACGGCACGGCGCCAATCAATGCCTGtatccactccacttgcttgtctctgcctcttagctctcaatgtacataaaacggcgccattgtagtctgttcgcggcaatgcgtgagtgggtcgttccgcgcatgcgttaaatattttaatgtgattcatccaaaaaatgaaataccgcccgttaacgcgataattttgacagccctaattattatgatTAGTCAAAGCAGCGGATTTAAGTCAGCAGGCGTTATTTTTCACTCGCTCTCACGTGTTCCTCCTGCCTGTGTTCTCCAGTCTAAGTCACTGTCTGCTGGACAAAAGCAGCTGTCACCTGATGGCTTCCCTTCTCAGCTCTCCGTCCAACCTGAGGCATCTGGACCTGGGCGGGAACAATCTGTCGTACGAAGGGGTCGCgatcctctcgaaaggactggACAGTCCACACTGCAAATTAGAGTCCCTCAAGTAAGGAGCTCCTCCTGTTCATAATCTTCTGTGGTTCCGGTCGACCAATCAATAGAATCATTGCTGATTCACTCAATGTGGTGGTACGAAAGTAACATCCTTGTTGGCgacattcaaaacaaataaAGACTGTCAGAGCCAGCACATGAGCATTACTGTTCGTGACATCATGACTAGAAAATAGAATCCATCATAAGGATCAGGTTTTgtaatttgccttttttttttgtcatcttaaattaaaatgtattattattgttcaAGGCAGCGGACTAAAGTCAGCAGGTGTTATTTTTCACTcactctcacatgttcctcctaCCTGTGTTCTCCAGTCTGAATGAATGTCGCCTGGACAAAGGCAGCTGTCACCTGCTGGCTTCCGTTCTcagctctccatccaacctgaaGCATCTGGACCTGTCCCAGAATGATCTGTCGGACGAAGGGGTGGAGATCCTCTCAAAAGTACTGGCCACTCCAAACTGCATCTTAGAGTCCCTCAAGTAAGGAGCACCTCCTGTTCATCATCTTCTGTGGTTCCAGTCGATCAATCAATGGAATTACTGCTGTTATTAGAAAAAGAACGATTCACTGAATGTGCTGGTAGGAGACGACCGTCCTTGTTGACGGTTGGTGTAggtttcaggcatgaaaatctctcacctttcggcaaaattcgccgttttgaagtcaaaaaggatgacctacgtgaatcgtgtagatccgaggagaaaaaaatttaagggggggggggggggggggcgtttgtaggcatgtgccagttaccttcacggattaccatgctatgaaaacgtcgcggttacaaaaccactaaaattttccgtcatacagtagtacgtattcgttatttttcatgtgtcgaaaatgcagccagaattagcttggcgcggcagcgcttaccccttcccctgtttgatgctgcgtgtgtcagtgacgctattccagcaaacccaaaaacaagcactccaaacgcaaggcgtaaattcttcaatttaatGATCTCTCAAATTGTGGTAActcaaatataccaaatgaatacatttaaaacgttgtacactcgtatttttccacatgtgagtagcttcaacagtttagcttcatgaaaaagttcgtcaaaaacaaaacacacattttcctttcaaattcaatacacaaagttactaaaaacttacaaagacgaatgataggcaaggcttagctaggacagcaacttcattgaggttaatcacagccgctgagagagaaacaagtttgtatgcggggagggaaaaaaaaaaaaaagagcgtcaaagatcgctaattgcgacagatgatcttgtactaagcacaaattcacattcgctggaggaggtaaagtatcactcccaattgtttttagatgaatgcatttgccagcatattgaatttagtgagtaatggttttcgttttcatattttgtggtatgacaaagttactgccgttcgttgcagcttgcgttgaacactgccggagcgtccggtgaaaaaatagctcccgttaaggtagcgtcaagcttgtttatttaacggtaatataaaagcagtgttgtcaataacgcggtatcgtaatgcgcaactaatctgattactttctttcagtaaagaacaatctaacgcgttcatttttctaaatcagtaggcaggagatatactacaaacggctgcatttgcacactggaaacacagccattacttcacatttttgtccagtaaagataacaaaaatatccccgtgcgctgcaaactttgcgctggctcaaaaagactgtccaccgctataagcatccaattcacgcaccacttggaattacagcactacaggtaacacgacagccaggactttatgatactgctcgtgctcaatcttcggttcaagctcagttgttgttgagggttttgaaagcttaggtttaaataaattctaaatatccatcttgcctcctcagctgtagttttggctaagcaatgcaaacggctgtctctaaggttctatagtcacatgatctgttcgaaaaataatttggacccattatgaaatactgttatgattcctgttcattttattcatttgtgttgtttgttttattgctctaaaacttttatagacaacattttaagggccatattcaatggtctttattttaaaggggaagttcagaattttttacattaggcttaatctttgagttagccggggtttagtcgttggaaatgatttgaacaaattatgtgcagtttgacagttatttgttagtttcagggctccggagtggctaagctagcgcaagtcaatggtggttgaaatcaactccttcaactaattaaacccccgttaactcgaatattaagccttatgtgaaaaattaaaatggtcaaattcgccacatgtaggacgttttgccgacggcggacattttggcagaactccggaacatatttcctccacacctttctcacctttttaacccctgacccattttcatgcctgaggtttggtctcaatattggttggGATGATATACCAgcacaacctgcatgtacactttttgatgAGGGACGAGACGTAATAAGACCAAGCCGACTGTGTGAACtgtgtgactgtgtgtggtgaactcaaaaaacgttttaataacaactaaccaaaagcacaaagtacaaccaaaacga includes:
- the LOC130908178 gene encoding NACHT, LRR and PYD domains-containing protein 12-like, with the protein product MALDSKRKELLLGTLKELGEDEFEEFKFFSDLPQSVQENPSRVIIANALVKKHGENTLEETIKILEKIGNKNLAEMLRGNVLEIKGAVFSVHDDDQIARLKADLQDNLRDLYSFVPEGNIERWQQQPLDDVYTELDVTYGADVRPDERHEVLQMETRAAAAKKSILPCDIFKSHDEQPRRIRTLLTVGFAGIGKTFLVQKFVCDWASGNTNQDVHFIFPFTFRELNTDKGKSFTLAELIRRYVCDSRHISEETLNIILDDLQKSGKQYYERSRIKILFVLDGLDECNFKMDLKNQMKVDMDVKKPYPLEVLLAHLIKRNLLPCSRVWITTRPATARDIPSELIDSRTEVRGFSDSMRLEYFRKKFPNEERVIEHIRKTRTIFIMCHLPIFCWLTATVLQDHLDKGNEGALPRERELPTTLTDICSEYAFNQLDKSKERQTTEYADYVKALAKLAFDHTMSKQQIFYEKDLAKSGFDYSQAAKHSGIFTEVFKEVRPLRRNQQGKMFQFVHLTIQEYLAAFHVMICLFHDNKNILADSEQALECVFQEEEEKSEVLEETESEEDTEDEGDWKITEVHRSALQKASESEGHLDMFVRFLLGLSLPCNQEIVGELLKAPQDCRQSKSKTVKLIKERIKRSTPEKNINLFYCLNELKDNSLLMQFQKKNSSDKIDLDNMPNDMWSAFAFFLLADDKTMKSFCLRIYNPSPLGLQKLLVVVKASEKSDLSSCYLDKDSCHLLVSVLSSPSNLRHLDLSKNDLSDEGVEILSKGLISPNCILESLFLRLCRLEKRSCHLMASLLSSPSNLRHLNLSWNALSDEGVEILSKGLASPHCKLESLTLSHCLLDKSSCHLMASLLSSPSNLRHLDLGGNNLSYEGVAILSKGLDSPHCKLESLNLNECRLDKGSCHLLASVLSSPSNLKHLDLSQNDLSDEGVEILSKVLATPNCILESLNLSSCNLEKGSCDPLASFLSSPSNLMLLDLSGNNLSDEGVEILSRGLASPNCILESLKLIYCKITDKGCGFLAEPLKLNTSHLKQLYLWGNPIGEEGKRVLSDVEKDPSNRLKTVGFELWR